CTGCCCTCTGCCACTTACTTCCTCCGTGTCTCCGCGGCTCCGTGGTGCAACGTTTTCGAACTTCGTGGGTATGGCTCCCGTTTCGATGGTCCTGGACGGAGTAATCGACAAGTTTTCCCCCGTCGATGCCGAGCCCTTTGCACGCGACAAGCCCTTGCCTAGGCGGGCTTTTTGCCACTTCTTTTTCACATGGGGACTTGAGCGGTTTCTCGGGTTTTGCCGGCGAGTGGACGGGCTCTCGGCGCGCGGTATAAACGAGTTTCTCGACACGCCGCTGTCGACGATCTCTTAGCATTTCGCAAGCTGCAATTCTGGAAAGGAAGCCCTGCCGGATGGACGAGCCCTTGGGACTGGCGAGCACCCTGGAAGACGAAACCTCGGTCACCTTCGTGAAGCAGTGGGACCGGCTGGTCAGCTCGACGAATTGGGACAAGGGACGCATCATCCACGAATGGCGGACCGCGCTCGTGGCATCGCAGGCGAGCGCCACACAATTCTCGGACGAGGCATGGAGCCGCCGCGTCGGCAATGTCAGCGGCCAGCACGTCGGCCGTCTGCGCCGCGTGTTCGAACGCTTTGACGAAGTGCGCGCCAGTTACGATGGGCTGTTCTGGAGCCACTTTCAGGCGGCGCTGGAATGGAACGATGCCGAAATGTGGCTCGAGGGAGGAGTGCAGAACGGCTGGTCCGTCTCGCAAATGCGCTCGTCACGCTGGCTGGCGATGGGCGCCCCGGACGACCTGCGGCCGCAAGAATCGGACGTCATCACGGCCGAGATGGACGAAGATTTTTCGGACGTGCGGCACGAGGTGGCGCAGATTGTCGACCCAGGCCAGAATGAGTCATCGGCCAGCGACGGCGCGACAGGGCCGAATTACAACGAAGGGCCCGACTTCGGTGACGAGCCGTACGAGGCGGAGGCGGTGGGCGAAGGAACTCCCTTCGATGCTGACGCGGCGGACTATCCGGCCGAAGCGAGCGCGCCGCCGACGCGTCCGTTCGAGAACTTGCCGACGTTGCCGCCTGATTTGGCCGAGGCATTCGAAAGTTTTAAGCTGGCGATCCTGCGCCACAAAGTTTCCGGCTGGATCGACGTGCCGCGCGACGACGTGCTGCGCGCGCTCGAGGCGCTGAACCAATTCGCCTGCGCGCCGTCTTAGGGCTAAGAGCGGCCACGAAAATCACAAAAAGCCACGAAAAGAAATGACGAGTTAAGTGGCTCAAACTATGCTGCGTTCCTAGGAGGTTTTCCTGAGCTGGATTGGCTTTCGTAGGCGGGCAGCATGAAGTTTGCAACGATTAATGAACTTTGTGATGTGGTGCGTGAGACGGCGTTTGCCATCCACTGTTTCCATGGCAGCGGTCACCTAGAAAAGGTTTACGAGAACGCGTTGGCCCATCGCTTGCAATTGCAGGGCCTTGTGGTCGCACAGCAACAGCCGTTATCGGTTTTCGACGAGGACGGAACCATCCTCGGTCGTTACTGCGCTGACCTGGTCGTCGAAGAGGTGCTGCTTGTCGAACTAAAAGCCGCGAAAGCGGTTGCCGACGAGCGCGTAGCGCAGTTGTTAGGCTATTTGCGATCGGCTCGCGTCGAGACGGGACTCCTGATTAACTTCGGAGGGCCAAAGCTGTTCGTAAAAAAATACCTGATGACCACTGCCGAGAAGCGTCCGTAGCGAGGCCGCAAACGATCCAGCATGGCACCATTCTTTTTGTGCTCTTTTCGCGTTTTTCGTGGCCGAATTGCAATTCCTTTCGCTAGTTGATGTCGCGCTGTTTGAGACGCTGCGGCGGTCGTTACTTGTGGTCGTTGGAGACGCGTTCCAACGCCTATCTCTGACGGTAGTTACGGCGACTGTTTTCAGCCGTGGGCGATTGTGAAACACCCTAAAAAACGCTATAATTTTTCACTGCGGAACCGCGGCCGGTTCTGCTCGCCTGAGCCCAACGGACGTGGGGCTTTCGCCGGGCGATTTCTCGAGGGCATGGTTGCCGAAAGGACGTTGATTTGGCTGAGAATCCCGAGAATCCCGACGATGCGGACGAAGAGTCCGTCGCCCCTGGTGAGGGGCTTTCCGCGGGGGATGTGAACGCCGGTCGGCTGTTGGATTTGCCGATCGAGGACGAGCTGAAGGACAGCTATCTGACGTACGCGATGAGCGTGATCGTCAGCCGCGCACTGCCCGACGTGCGCGACGGTTTGAAGCCGTCGCAACGCCGCATTCTGGTGGCGATGAACGATCTGAGCCTGACGCCGGGCTCCAGCCGTGTGAAGTGCGCCAAGATCTCGGGCGATACCAGCGGCAACTATCATCCGCACGGCGAAAGCGTGATTTATCCGACGCTCGTGCGCATGGCCCAGGAATGGAACATGCGCCACGTGTTGATCGACAAGCAGGGGAACTTCGGTTCGATCGCCGGGCTGCCGCCGGCGGCCATGCGATATACCGAAGCGCGCATGTCGCCGATCGCGGCGCTGATGCTCGAGGATTTGAAGCTCGACACCGTCGACTATGTTCCGACCTACGATGAGCGGCGCACGGAACCGACGGTGCTGCCGTCGAAGTTTCCGAACTTGCTGGTCAATGGTTCGAACGGCATCGCCGTCGGCATGGCTACCTCGATCCCGCCCCACAATCTGGGCGAGGTATGCACGGCGGCGATCAAGATCATCGACGATCCGGATGTTTCGGTCGACGAATTGATGGAGATCATCCCCGCCCCCGATTTCCCTACCGGTGGAATCATCTGCGGTCGGGCCGGCATTCGGCAGGGTTACCATACGGGGCGTGGCACGATCATCGTCCGCGCGCGAGCCCGCATCGAAGAGCATGGCAAGAATCGCTCGCGCATCGTCGTTACCGAGATTCCGTTTCAGCAGACGCGCGACCGCATCGAAGAGCGGATCGCGGAACTGGTGAACGAGGGCAAAATCCCCGGCATCTCGGCGATTCGCAACGAAAGCGATTTGAAGGAGCCGGTCCGCTTGATCCTGGAGATCAAGCGTGACGCCGATCCCGAGGTGGTGCTGAATCAGCTGTACCAGTTCTCGCCGCTGCAGGACACGATCTCGCTGATCTTTCTGGCGCTGGTAGACGGCAAGCCGCGCACGCTGTCGGTCAAGGAGCTGATCGCGGAGTTCATTCGCCATCGGGCCCACGTGATCCGCCGCCGCACGCAGTTCCTGCTGGCCAAGGCACGGCAGCGCAAGCACACGGTCGAAGGGCTATTGCTGGCGCATGCCAACATCGATGAAGTGATTCGCGTCATTCGCACCTCCAGTACGCAGGCCGAGGCCAAGGCCCGGCTGATGGGGATCGAATGTCCGTCGGCGCTGATGCAACGCGCGCTGGGAGACGTGGGCTTTGCCTCGTTCACCAGCGAGCGTGGCGATCGCGAAAGCTATACGCTGACCGCGGTGCAGGCGGATGCGATTCTGAAGATGACGCTCGGGCAGTTGGTCAACCTCGAGCAAGAAAAGCTCGGCGGCGAGTATCAACACCTGCTGGAAGAGATCGCCGAATATTTGCGGATTCTTTCCGACGAACAGAACATCC
The Pirellulales bacterium genome window above contains:
- a CDS encoding GxxExxY protein; the protein is MKFATINELCDVVRETAFAIHCFHGSGHLEKVYENALAHRLQLQGLVVAQQQPLSVFDEDGTILGRYCADLVVEEVLLVELKAAKAVADERVAQLLGYLRSARVETGLLINFGGPKLFVKKYLMTTAEKRP
- the gyrA gene encoding DNA gyrase subunit A, yielding MNAGRLLDLPIEDELKDSYLTYAMSVIVSRALPDVRDGLKPSQRRILVAMNDLSLTPGSSRVKCAKISGDTSGNYHPHGESVIYPTLVRMAQEWNMRHVLIDKQGNFGSIAGLPPAAMRYTEARMSPIAALMLEDLKLDTVDYVPTYDERRTEPTVLPSKFPNLLVNGSNGIAVGMATSIPPHNLGEVCTAAIKIIDDPDVSVDELMEIIPAPDFPTGGIICGRAGIRQGYHTGRGTIIVRARARIEEHGKNRSRIVVTEIPFQQTRDRIEERIAELVNEGKIPGISAIRNESDLKEPVRLILEIKRDADPEVVLNQLYQFSPLQDTISLIFLALVDGKPRTLSVKELIAEFIRHRAHVIRRRTQFLLAKARQRKHTVEGLLLAHANIDEVIRVIRTSSTQAEAKARLMGIECPSALMQRALGDVGFASFTSERGDRESYTLTAVQADAILKMTLGQLVNLEQEKLGGEYQHLLEEIAEYLRILSDEQNIRNIIREDLIEVKRKHSDERRTEVSGEEVGNIDLEDLIAEENMVVTISHQGYIKRTPASTYRAQRRGGKGMKGAKTEEEDPIRHLFAASTHDYLLFFTNRGKVYWQKVYGLPQLSRESRGRAVVNLLNFAEGEKIADCRAVRDFSQPDHYLMMATRRGLVKKTPLEQYSRPLKGGIIAIKLREDDELVDVAVTQKGDEVVVSTKNGMAIRFNESDARPMGRNTSGVKGINLTTGDELVGMVVADPDATLLTACEHGYGKRTPFGPNSPSSASAGDEAVGEEGAVVDDHVADEPEVETAEPAESDEADGGNSSHRYRTQRRGGKGLRDIKATDRNGPVVGVVSVREDDEVLMMTARGKIQRIVAGEISSIGRNTQGVRIMSLDEGDTLAAVVLVPRDETAGEGETEAPEPTAEPPA